The genomic interval GACCACCCATCTAGCCGCTCTCAATGCACCACGGGCAAAATTGTCTCTGCTGTGGGCTCTGTGGGTTATCTCAATACGCTCTCCGAGGCTTGCAAAAAGCACCGTGTGTTCACCCACTATGTCGCCGGCCCTGAGAACCTGAATACCTATCTCCTCTGGCTTTCGTTCTCCAACTATGCCCTTCCGGACATAGACGGCCGAATTATCCCAGCTTCGTCCCGTTGCGTCAGCAAGGATCTGTCCCAGCTTTATTGCCGTTCCGCTTGGAGCATCTTTCTTGAATCTGTGATGGGCTTCGACGATCTCAATGTCGAAGTCCGGCCCGAGGAGCCTTGCAGCAAATTCCACAAGCCTGAAAAGCACATTGACCCCCACACTCATGTTAGGAGCCACAACCATGGGGATCTTTCTGGCACATTCCTCAAGGATCTTTCTGTCGGTTTCGGATAGCCCCGTTGTCCCTATGACGGCGCATATTCCCATGGATGCGCAGATTTTTGCGTGTTCTACCGTTGCCTCCGGGACCGTGAAATCGATAACAACCTCGGCATTTTCCACCGCCTTTTCGGGCGATTCTGAAACCATCAGGCCCTCGGGAGCCCAGGCTACGGCGCTTTTAAGGGGCTTGCCGACCAGAGGATGATCCTTACGCTCCCAGCAGCCGACCAGCGTCAAATCTTCCGCTTCACTGACCAGCTGGGCAATACGGCTTCCCATCCTTCCCGCAATTCCCGCAACGGCAACTCGTATCATTTCATCCCCCACGGTTAGCTCAAAAGACCGTATTGTTTCAGCACGCTTTGCAGTTTGTTTCGGTTATTTTCGGAAAGTGGGGCGAGGGGAAGTCTAACCTCGTCACTGGGGATCTTTCCCATCATGTGAAGTGCCGCCTTGACCGGAACGGGATTGGTTTCACAGAAAAGAATGTTGCAGAGGGGGAGTAGTTTGTAATGGAGACTGCGGGCTTCGTCCCATTTTCCTTCCAGAGCGAAATTGCACATGTCCGCCATGTCCCTGGGGGCTACATTGGAAACAACGGAGATGACACCCTTACCGCCGAGTGAAAGAAGCGGGAAGGTTATGTAATCTTCTCCGGAGAGAACATCAAAGTTCTCTCCACATCTCGCAATGATTTCCATAACCTGCTTTATCGAGCCCGACGCTTCTTTTACGCCAACAATGTTTTCAATCCTGGAAAGGCGTTCCATCGTTTCAGGCTCTATGTTCACGGCGGTTCGCCCGGGGATGTTATAAACGATTATGGGAATGTTTACGGAGGCTGCCACCTTTTCAAAGTGCCTGTATAACCCTTCCTGAGTGGGCTTGTTGTAATAGGGGCTGATCATCAACGCCCCGTCTGCCCCCACTTTCTCGGCATGCCTCGTAAGTCGTATTGCCTCCGCGGTGTTGTTTGAACCTGTCCCGGCAAGTACGGGAACCCTTTTGTTGACATGCTCGACCGTTATTTCAACGACCCGTTCGTGCTCTTCGAAGGACAGAGTTGCCGATTCCCCCGTGGTTCCGCAGGGCACAATTCCGTGTGTTCCCTGCTCAATCTGGTAATCTATGAGCTTTCTCAACGCATCTTCGTCAACCTTGCCGTCTTTAAACGGCGTTACTATGGCAACAAAAGCACCCTTAAACATGGTTTGCTCCTATTTGAACGGCTTTGGTTAAACTCTTTTATCGTACCGTTTCATCCCAGAGGCTACCCTCATAGACTACGAGGGCAGGACCCTCGAGGAACAGATTTTCGAACCGGCCGTCATCGTATTCAAAAAACACCCTGAGTATTTCTCCTCCGCGGGTTACCAGCGACACCGGTGGGTCGGTTAATCCCAGAGCAACCGTTATTGCCGCGGCCGCAATACTGCCCGTACC from Thermodesulforhabdus norvegica carries:
- the dapB gene encoding 4-hydroxy-tetrahydrodipicolinate reductase — protein: MIRVAVAGIAGRMGSRIAQLVSEAEDLTLVGCWERKDHPLVGKPLKSAVAWAPEGLMVSESPEKAVENAEVVIDFTVPEATVEHAKICASMGICAVIGTTGLSETDRKILEECARKIPMVVAPNMSVGVNVLFRLVEFAARLLGPDFDIEIVEAHHRFKKDAPSGTAIKLGQILADATGRSWDNSAVYVRKGIVGERKPEEIGIQVLRAGDIVGEHTVLFASLGERIEITHRAHSRDNFARGALRAARWVVGKAPGLYDMQNVLGLV
- the dapA gene encoding 4-hydroxy-tetrahydrodipicolinate synthase, with translation MFKGAFVAIVTPFKDGKVDEDALRKLIDYQIEQGTHGIVPCGTTGESATLSFEEHERVVEITVEHVNKRVPVLAGTGSNNTAEAIRLTRHAEKVGADGALMISPYYNKPTQEGLYRHFEKVAASVNIPIIVYNIPGRTAVNIEPETMERLSRIENIVGVKEASGSIKQVMEIIARCGENFDVLSGEDYITFPLLSLGGKGVISVVSNVAPRDMADMCNFALEGKWDEARSLHYKLLPLCNILFCETNPVPVKAALHMMGKIPSDEVRLPLAPLSENNRNKLQSVLKQYGLLS